The Terriglobus roseus region GGTCTGATCTGAAGAATCTCGTAGAGCAACAACCCGAAGACTCCAAGTCCGACACCACAAGCCAGCAAGATAAGAGCCGTACGACGCGCATTCGCCAGACTACGCAACGGGTCGCGCACCTTCTTCTCTTCGTCAACGGTCTGGGCCATCATGCGCTCAATGTCCGCAAGCGGCACCCCGCGCTGCAGCATAGCGATACGTTCCTGCGAGCGCAGTTCTTTGTTGCGAATCTCCGAATAAATACCGGCCACGCCAAGACCCAGAATCATCACGCAACCAGCAACGGGAACCACAAACGGACTATCGAAAGCATTCATGGGTGTTTCTCCTTTTCGCCGGCGTTAGACTGAAGCGCGTCCCCTGAGTTTCAAAAATCTTTTCTGAAACTTTCGCTATCCGGCACGGTCTTACCCTCTCTTGAACGATCAAGCCAGCTTCGAGCAGGTAGTCACGCAACATCAGGACATGGTGTTTCGTATGCTCGTCCGACTTACAGGATCGCGAGAGAACGTAGATGATCTGGCACAGGACGTCTTTCTCAGACTTTATCGCGCATTGCCATCGTTTCGTGGCGAGGCTCTTCTCACCACATATCTACACCGCATCGTCGTCAACGTGGCACAGGATGAATGGAAGCGGCGTAAACGGATTGATCAGCGCCAGACTTCTATCTCGGACGAGACCAGCGGATGGGAAGATCGGCTGCATCATCCGTCGCCAAACGCTGAACAGGAGCTGGCAACGCGAGAACTGCAACTACGTGTCGAAGAAGAAATGGGCAAACTCAGCGCGGTCGAGCGCTCCATCCTTGTCCTCTATCATCAGGAGGAGCGAAGTTACCAACAAATAGCAGAGTCACTTCAGCTTCCTATAGGTACAGTCCGAACGCATCTGCACCGCGGCAGGAATAAGCTAAGAACAGCACTGGAACGGAAAGGAGGATGGCAATGACAACACCCACGCAAGACCCGCAGGACGAGTTCAATGCCGCACTTCTCCGTGCCCTGGAAACTCCCCCACAGATGAGGGCGCCGCATGATTTCGCCGCACGCGTGATGGGACGTATTCCGCAAACACCAAAGGCGCGTCCACGTTTTGCGAACGCCGTTTTCACAGCGCCGGACTACGGTCGCAAGGCAATCTTTGTCGCGCTTGGATTGCTTCTGGTGCTTATGTTGGCCATCACGCCTGCAACCCGAACGTCCTCCACATGGATGACCTTTCAGATGGTGTTGCTTGCGCAATTCGGTGTTCTGGTTTTGTGGCTCGGCTTTAGTGGACGTTTCTCAAGGCAGTAAAGATATCCGGTTCCTTTAACGGGCCAACTGCCCCAGCAAGCGTTTCCAGGTCTTTGTGTTGCGCTTGAATATCTTCTTCAGATCATTCAGAATCAGCTCGAAATCACTGTTTCCCTGCAACTTAGCCCAGGCCGGATTCTTCGCGAACCACGGATAATTCTCATTTCCCAGGTACACGGCACGACGCAGCCAGTGCAGCGCCTCGCCGGCCTCGCCATCCACCGCGAAATACGTAGCCAATCTATATGCCATTTCGCTATCGGCTTCGGCCGCGGCCATCGTCTCATCGACAATAAAAGTCGCTGCTTTCGTGCGATCCCCAAGCTGCACGTAACACATGGCAATTGTCGGAAACACAATGCGCATGGTGGCGTCTTCTGCAATCACCTCTTCCAGCGCGTCAATTGCTTCAGAGAGGCGTCCCAGCCGCATCAATTGATAGCCGCGCGAGATGCGCAGCAACGGCTGCTTAGGCTCCAGGGCGAGTCCCTTTTCCAGTTCCTCGTCGGCCAGTTCCAACTGATTCTGATACTGCAAAACGCGTGCGCGATGGTTGTAAATGACTGCGGCATCCGCGGGATTCTGCTGCAATGCGATGCCGAACTCACGCAATGCTTCGGAATATTGTCCATCGCTTCGCAGGGTCATACCCGCCACGCGATGCACATTCCAGTCATTGCCCGCGGTCTGTAACAGATGAGCAATGCCGTGACGTGCGCTTTCCTTTTCACCGCGCGAGAGCAACATGTACACGCGATACAGGTTCGCTTCTACCGAAGCCGGATCCAGCGACAACGCCCTATCCAGGGCGCGGCGTGTCTCCAACAGATGCATCTGCCCGCCAAGCCCGTGCCGCGCATATTGCAGATGGGTCACACCCAGGCCGGTCCAGGCGGCTGCATAGGAAGGATCACGCAGCGTCACATCCTCAAACAGCTTGCGTGCGCGCTCCAGGTCTTCAAGCGCTCCCGTGCGCGACATGAAGGTACTCAACACCGCACGTGCCTGGAGGTACTCCTCGGAGACTTCTTCGTTCAACGAATGCGGATGATCCTGCTGGTTACGGCCTCCAATACGAACCGCTGCACTGCCGCGGAGCGCCCCGAAAATCTCCGTGCTGATCTCGTTCTGCACCGCAATCAGATCGAATGACTCGACGTTGATAGAACCGCCCGCACGAACAGCCTGCGCCGGAACGTCCAGCATCTGCCAGTTCAGGTCGAAACCGCTTTCACCCTTCAGAAAGCTTCCGGCCACCACATACTGCACCAGCAGCTTTCGGCCAATGCTTAAGGGATCAAGCTGGCGCGCAGGAACATTCATCAGTGCGCTCGTGGGCCGAACCACCAGCGACTGCATCCGTGCCAGTCGCGCACTGATCGCGTCAGCCAACGCATGCCCGTATAGCGGCGCGGAAGAGGCTGGTCCCATGTTCACAAACGGCAGCACTACGATCGTGTTTTGTTGTTCGTTGCCGCCACTTTCGCGGAATCGCTCAGCAAGCATCGAGAGGAAACCGGTTGACCGTTTCTCTTCTTCCGGCGTCTTGAAATCGAGTGAAGCTGACGCGGACATGCTCGCACTGGGCACTACCAGCGAATCCAGCTCATTCGCCTTAAGAATGGTGCGCAGACTCTCGCGCAACTCGGCAGCCGACGCAAATCGTGCAGCTGGCTGTTTCTCAAGGCAATGCAGAATCGCGCTCTCAAGTTCTACTGGCGTATTCGGTGCAAGTTCGGTAATCGACGGCGGTTCCGCAAACTGAATTGCGCGGATGCTTTGAAAATCCGGAGCATCTGGCCGATGGAACGGATGCCGCCCCGTCAGCAACTCGTACAACACCACGCCTAGAGCAAAAATGTCGCTCTGCACCGAAGATTGGCCCGTAACGAACTGCTCCGGAGCCATATATGCCAGAGTGCCGCCACGAGCTGTGTACTTTGCATCCGGCGGAGGTGTCCGGGGATTCGATCGCGCTGGATCGAACTCAACATCTTCCATATTGATGCGTCGCGCCAGGCCGAAATCCAGAATCTTCACCAGACCGCCATCGGTCAGGATGGCGTTGGCGGGTTTCAGATCGCGATGGAAGATGCCAAGCGAGTGCGCCGCAGACAGGCCGTCAGCCATCTGGATACCAACAGACAACACCAGCTCGACCGACGCCGGTCCGCCCTCGATCAGCTTGTCCAGCGGTTTTCCGGGGACATACTGCATCACGATGTAGGCTTCGTCACCCGATTCGCCTACGTCATAGATGGAACACACATTCGGGTGGTCAATGGCGGAGGCCAGCCGCGCCTCGCGCAGATAGGTTGTCCGCATCTGCTCTTCGGTCAACGCTCCGCGTTGCAGCAGCTTCAATACGACAGGCCGCTGCAGCTGCGTGTCGTTGGCCAGATAGACCACGCCACTTCCGCCAGCCCCAAGCTTTCGGACCAGCTCATAGTGTTCAATGACGCGGTGCTTCATAGCCTCATTATCGCAAGGATGAGTGCGTTACATCGTGAAGAGCTAGATACATGCTCCGAGCGTTCCCTTTTCGGATTAATTCAGCAGGGCGATGAAGAGTATTAACTGAAACGACAACAGCTGCTCGTCAGGCGGAAAACCGCCCTGCCACAGGGTATCCGCGAAGATTCTTCCCACCCGCAGGAATTTATTCGCAGGCCGCATAAATCATTGCAACTGCCCGTTTTACTGGCAAAATGCCCCATTTTCCCTCTGGGCCTACCTTTTCATGCAGGAAAGCACCTGTAAAAATAACCCATTGCGGGGCTGCTGTTGTGGCAACATTGGCATCTGAAGTTGGAAATCTCCAGATACGCAGGCCAGTTCACAACAAGAGCAACTCCCGCAGAGGAATAGAAACATCGATGGAAGCAACTGTACTTCTGATTGACGACAACGCCATCCAGGCCGCCACGCGACAGACGATCCTCAAGCGCGCCGGGTATTTCGTCATTCCCGTTCTGAACCCCCTGCGTGCGCTGCAACAGTTCCGTGACAACGATTTCCCCGCCGAAATTCAACTTGTCATCACTGACCACATCATGCCCGGCATGAGTGGCGCCGAATTCGTCCGCGAACTCCGTACTCTCCAACCTGACCTACCGGTTTTGGTGATCAGCGGCCTGGAAGAAGCAGAGGAAGAGTATCGGGGACTCCATGTGACCTTCCGTTTGAAGCCTCTGCTGCCGGATAATCTACTCGCTTCCGTCGACCGGCTGGTCAACTGCCGGATACCGGAGCGGCAGCCCGCGTGACGTTTGCACCCGTTGTCACGCACCTGAGACAATGAACCTGCGCGCATAGCGCCGGACATCCATGCCTCATCCCATGCCTACTTTCGGCACCTTTGCGCTGCTTCTGGCGCTGTGCCTCGCTGCCTATACGTTTTTTGCGGGTAGCTTCGCTCTCTTCGCGATGGCCAAGGGGATGCAGCTTCGCATCTCGGCTGAGCGACTAAGCGAAACCGCTCGTCGTGCCGGCGTCGCCAGCTTTATTGCAGTGCTTTGCGCGGCCTTTGCCCTCGTCTGGGCAGCCTTCACCAACGACTTTTCCGTCGAGTACATCCGCGAACACACAAACATCGCGCTGAACCCGATGTACAAGTTCTCCGCTCTTTGGAGCGGACAGGAAGGCTCGTTGCTGCTGTGGTCGTTCCTTCTGTCGGGATACGGCTTTGTGCTGCGCCTGCGTCATAAGACGGATGTCCGCCTATTCGCCTATGCGTCCACTATTCTTGCGGCGCCGCAGATTTTCTTCCTCGCTCTGCTGAACTTCGCAGCGGAACCCTTCTCGCTCACCAAAGGCCCCATCCCCGCCGATGGCAATGGTCTGAACCCACTGCTGCAATACGTGGAGATGGTGATCCATCCCCCCATGCTGTACCTGGGTTACGTGGGCTTCACCGTTCCGTTCGCCTTCGCACTTGGCGCGCTCATGATGCGCTACCCCGGCGAAAAATGGATCCGCATCACCCGTCGCTGGACGCTTGTGACGTGGCTGTTCCTTACCGTGGGTATCTCTCTTGGTATGCACTGGGCTTATGCGGTGCTTGGATGGGGCGGCTACTGGGGATGGGACCCGGTTGAAAACGCATCGTTCCTTCCTTGGCTTACCGCCACGGCCTTCCTGCACTCGGTCATGATGCAGGAGAAGCGCGGCATGATGAAGAAGTGGAACGTGTGGCTCATCTTCCTCACGTTCATGCTGACCATCCTTGGAACCGATCTGACGCGCTCCGGCCTCGTCAGCAGCGTCCACGCGTTTGCGCAGAGCAGCATCGGTGACTGGTTCACTACATTCCTTTGCATCATCTTCGCGGTCTGCCTGTTCGTGTTCTTCCGCCAGAGCAGCCACCTTACTTCCGAACATAAGCTCGAATCAGTTGTAAGCCGCGAAAGCAGCTTCCTCTTCAACAACCTTGTTCTGTTGGTGGCCTGCTTCACCGTTCTCTTCGGAACACTCTTCCCGGTACTCAGCGAATATGTGCAGGGTTCGAAGGTCACTATGGGACCTCCGTTCTTCAATAAAGTCGCGGTGCCAATTGGTCTGTTCCTCCTCGTCCTCACTGGCATAGGACCGCTGCTGGCATGGCGCGCAACCTCGTTGCGATCCATCCGTCGCAACTTCATCCTTCCCTGCGTCGCTGTCATCGGCACAGCCATCATCCTGATGGCGACCGGTATGCATCCGTGGTCTGCATCGAAGGATGATCTCGAAGGCCAGCTTTACGCACTCGTCTGCTTCTCCATCGGAGCAGGTGTCATCGTTGCGATCGCAGCAGAGTTCCTGCGCGGAGCGAATGTTGTCCGCACGCAATCGGGCAAAAGCCTTCCCGCAGCCGTCTGGACACTGACGATGCGCAACAACCGCCGTTACGGTGGCTACATCGTCCACTTCGGCATTGTCATCCTCTTCATCGGGCTTGCGGGTGGTGCCTTCAATCAGCAGCATGAGATGGAGATGGGCTTTGGCGACTCGCTCACTATTGGCAACTACAAACTTGTCTGCCAGAGCTACACCGAAGACTCGAACCCGAACTACGACACCGACTTCGCCCTGCTCGATGTCTATCGCGGCGATAAGAAGATTGGCCAGATGACACCAGAGCGCCGCTTCTACACCGCGAGCCAGACGACATCAACCATCGTCGCAATTCATTCCACGGTTTTGCGCGATCTGTATGTCATCTTTGAGGGGCGCAACAACGACACGAACAAGCCCATCATCAAGGTCTTCCTGAATCCGCTCGTAAGCTGGATCTGGGCGGGTGTGGCCATTGTGTTTGCCGGTACAGTGCTTGCCCTGTTGCCCGGCCTCCGCGCACAACTCAGCAACAAGCCAGCACCGGCTGAGCCGCGTGAACTGGTAGCCGCGGGAGGCGACTGATGCGCAATCTATTACGCAATCGTGTCCTGCAGATGGTGTTCGTTTTCACCATTGCACTTGCAACCATTGGCGCAGGCAGCACCGATGAGAAGTTCTCTTCCATCGGCCACAAGATGATGTGTGTCTGCGGCTGCGGACAGATTCTGCTGGAGTGCAACCACGTTGGCTGCCCTGATAGCGACCGCATGATCAAGGAGCTTCGTGCGCAGGTAGCGTCAGGCGGTAGTGACACCAGCATTTTCAATTGGTTCACCGCCAAGTACGGCCCTACGGTTCTCGCAGCGCCCATCCGGGGTGGATTTGATAACGCGGCATGGATCACACCCGTTGTCGTTTTCATCCTCGCGCTTGGCGGCACGGCTTTGCTCGTGCGCCGCTGGAAGGGCCGTCACATGATCGCCGTTGCTGGCGCGCCTTCTATCCCCTACAGCCCGGACAATGACGCTGTGCGCGAGCGCATCCGCCGCGAG contains the following coding sequences:
- a CDS encoding DUF6249 domain-containing protein, which translates into the protein MNAFDSPFVVPVAGCVMILGLGVAGIYSEIRNKELRSQERIAMLQRGVPLADIERMMAQTVDEEKKVRDPLRSLANARRTALILLACGVGLGVFGLLLYEILQIRPVLVVAATGIINLCIGVGFLIDYNMQKRELSRFGMEVDSEASL
- a CDS encoding cytochrome c-type biogenesis protein, which encodes MRNLLRNRVLQMVFVFTIALATIGAGSTDEKFSSIGHKMMCVCGCGQILLECNHVGCPDSDRMIKELRAQVASGGSDTSIFNWFTAKYGPTVLAAPIRGGFDNAAWITPVVVFILALGGTALLVRRWKGRHMIAVAGAPSIPYSPDNDAVRERIRRETEY
- a CDS encoding response regulator: MEATVLLIDDNAIQAATRQTILKRAGYFVIPVLNPLRALQQFRDNDFPAEIQLVITDHIMPGMSGAEFVRELRTLQPDLPVLVISGLEEAEEEYRGLHVTFRLKPLLPDNLLASVDRLVNCRIPERQPA
- a CDS encoding heme lyase CcmF/NrfE family subunit, yielding MPHPMPTFGTFALLLALCLAAYTFFAGSFALFAMAKGMQLRISAERLSETARRAGVASFIAVLCAAFALVWAAFTNDFSVEYIREHTNIALNPMYKFSALWSGQEGSLLLWSFLLSGYGFVLRLRHKTDVRLFAYASTILAAPQIFFLALLNFAAEPFSLTKGPIPADGNGLNPLLQYVEMVIHPPMLYLGYVGFTVPFAFALGALMMRYPGEKWIRITRRWTLVTWLFLTVGISLGMHWAYAVLGWGGYWGWDPVENASFLPWLTATAFLHSVMMQEKRGMMKKWNVWLIFLTFMLTILGTDLTRSGLVSSVHAFAQSSIGDWFTTFLCIIFAVCLFVFFRQSSHLTSEHKLESVVSRESSFLFNNLVLLVACFTVLFGTLFPVLSEYVQGSKVTMGPPFFNKVAVPIGLFLLVLTGIGPLLAWRATSLRSIRRNFILPCVAVIGTAIILMATGMHPWSASKDDLEGQLYALVCFSIGAGVIVAIAAEFLRGANVVRTQSGKSLPAAVWTLTMRNNRRYGGYIVHFGIVILFIGLAGGAFNQQHEMEMGFGDSLTIGNYKLVCQSYTEDSNPNYDTDFALLDVYRGDKKIGQMTPERRFYTASQTTSTIVAIHSTVLRDLYVIFEGRNNDTNKPIIKVFLNPLVSWIWAGVAIVFAGTVLALLPGLRAQLSNKPAPAEPRELVAAGGD
- a CDS encoding serine/threonine-protein kinase; amino-acid sequence: MKHRVIEHYELVRKLGAGGSGVVYLANDTQLQRPVVLKLLQRGALTEEQMRTTYLREARLASAIDHPNVCSIYDVGESGDEAYIVMQYVPGKPLDKLIEGGPASVELVLSVGIQMADGLSAAHSLGIFHRDLKPANAILTDGGLVKILDFGLARRINMEDVEFDPARSNPRTPPPDAKYTARGGTLAYMAPEQFVTGQSSVQSDIFALGVVLYELLTGRHPFHRPDAPDFQSIRAIQFAEPPSITELAPNTPVELESAILHCLEKQPAARFASAAELRESLRTILKANELDSLVVPSASMSASASLDFKTPEEEKRSTGFLSMLAERFRESGGNEQQNTIVVLPFVNMGPASSAPLYGHALADAISARLARMQSLVVRPTSALMNVPARQLDPLSIGRKLLVQYVVAGSFLKGESGFDLNWQMLDVPAQAVRAGGSINVESFDLIAVQNEISTEIFGALRGSAAVRIGGRNQQDHPHSLNEEVSEEYLQARAVLSTFMSRTGALEDLERARKLFEDVTLRDPSYAAAWTGLGVTHLQYARHGLGGQMHLLETRRALDRALSLDPASVEANLYRVYMLLSRGEKESARHGIAHLLQTAGNDWNVHRVAGMTLRSDGQYSEALREFGIALQQNPADAAVIYNHRARVLQYQNQLELADEELEKGLALEPKQPLLRISRGYQLMRLGRLSEAIDALEEVIAEDATMRIVFPTIAMCYVQLGDRTKAATFIVDETMAAAEADSEMAYRLATYFAVDGEAGEALHWLRRAVYLGNENYPWFAKNPAWAKLQGNSDFELILNDLKKIFKRNTKTWKRLLGQLAR
- a CDS encoding RNA polymerase sigma factor, which codes for MNDQASFEQVVTQHQDMVFRMLVRLTGSRENVDDLAQDVFLRLYRALPSFRGEALLTTYLHRIVVNVAQDEWKRRKRIDQRQTSISDETSGWEDRLHHPSPNAEQELATRELQLRVEEEMGKLSAVERSILVLYHQEERSYQQIAESLQLPIGTVRTHLHRGRNKLRTALERKGGWQ